In Nitrosophilus labii, the following proteins share a genomic window:
- a CDS encoding Fic family protein — MGIDEQLIIKRKEILHNLGGLEEPKVENREWLYLLEEETRNSILVEGYFVSSKELKEILTKNEVLTRSAQEAYNYFKTAKFIYELAYENLKENEFLFGTSLIRQINKSLGNSGEFRKGAVKITGAAFNLPEHFIEEWIKIFVDFAFFNQKKFDFTKLSILHAFFEEIHPFSDGNGRTGRIILNYVLISNGYPLVIIKGDDKNKKLYYKGLEEIDKELLPLFELYKNRAPKKDEVIQKLTSAKSTILKSIILEGLRESIDRMILALYEKRGYKLEPVSKLLKDLGYSEQSVRQLIKRGKVIALKQKNRWLSAKEVVGKFLQR; from the coding sequence ATGGGAATAGATGAACAACTTATTATAAAAAGAAAAGAGATCCTTCATAATTTGGGAGGACTTGAAGAGCCAAAAGTAGAAAACAGAGAGTGGCTCTATCTTTTAGAAGAAGAGACAAGAAATTCCATTTTAGTAGAAGGTTACTTTGTTTCCTCAAAAGAGCTTAAAGAGATTTTAACAAAAAATGAAGTTTTAACAAGAAGTGCACAAGAAGCATACAACTACTTCAAAACCGCAAAATTTATTTATGAACTCGCATACGAAAATCTCAAAGAAAATGAGTTTTTGTTCGGAACTTCTTTAATTCGCCAAATCAACAAAAGCTTAGGGAACAGTGGAGAGTTCAGAAAAGGTGCGGTAAAAATAACAGGTGCAGCGTTCAATCTTCCGGAACATTTCATTGAAGAGTGGATAAAAATATTTGTAGACTTTGCTTTTTTTAATCAAAAAAAATTTGATTTTACCAAACTCTCTATCTTACATGCCTTTTTTGAAGAGATACATCCATTTAGCGATGGAAATGGAAGAACAGGCAGGATAATTTTAAACTACGTCCTTATTAGCAACGGATATCCGTTAGTCATTATTAAAGGAGATGATAAAAATAAAAAACTCTATTACAAAGGCTTGGAAGAGATAGATAAAGAACTTTTACCTTTGTTTGAATTATATAAAAACAGAGCTCCCAAAAAAGATGAAGTAATTCAAAAACTCACATCTGCAAAATCAACTATTTTAAAATCGATAATTTTAGAAGGACTTCGAGAAAGCATAGATAGAATGATACTAGCTCTCTATGAAAAAAGAGGCTATAAACTAGAGCCGGTATCGAAACTTTTAAAAGATCTAGGATATAGTGAGCAAAGTGTAAGACAGCTTATCAAAAGAGGAAAAGTTATAGCACTTAAACAAAAAAATAGATGGTTATCAGCTAAAGAGGTAGTGGGAAAGTTTTTGCAAAGATAA
- a CDS encoding capsule biosynthesis protein, producing MNKIGDIKDKNILLLQGPMGNFFKKLDLVFRKKGAKTYKIGFNAGDWFFSNKDNYIPFRGKKEEWGEFIRNFFKDKNIDMIFLFGDCRYYQKVAIQEALKFENIEIFVFEEGYIRPDFVTMEKYGVNNYSKISRDPQFYRSLPSDFFHKRPILPANPKYWKMALSATVYYILAKTFLFRYPYYEHHRELAVLKEAFWGIRSLYRKYLYMPKDKKLTQKLATKLSKRYYFVPLQTYNDFQLREHSSFSTIEEFLERVLRSFASFAPKDTYLVIKHHPMDRGRKNYTKFIDKLSLSLNIKDRVIVGHEMHLPTCLKNAIGTVTINSTVGISSLFHYIPTITLGDALYDIEGLTCKGMPLDEFWSNYKEPDKELFRKFRYYLIETTQLNGSFYGRFPVELI from the coding sequence GTGAATAAGATAGGCGATATAAAAGATAAAAATATTTTGCTTTTACAAGGCCCGATGGGCAATTTTTTTAAAAAACTAGATCTGGTTTTTAGAAAAAAAGGGGCAAAGACTTATAAAATAGGTTTTAACGCAGGCGATTGGTTTTTCTCAAACAAAGACAATTATATCCCTTTTAGAGGCAAAAAAGAGGAGTGGGGAGAATTTATACGCAATTTTTTTAAAGATAAAAATATAGATATGATTTTTTTGTTTGGAGATTGTAGATATTATCAAAAGGTGGCTATACAGGAAGCTTTGAAATTTGAAAATATAGAAATCTTTGTCTTTGAAGAGGGATATATAAGGCCCGATTTTGTAACTATGGAAAAATATGGAGTCAACAACTACAGCAAAATCAGCAGAGACCCCCAGTTTTATAGAAGTCTGCCTTCAGATTTTTTCCATAAACGGCCGATTTTACCGGCAAATCCAAAATACTGGAAAATGGCTTTGAGTGCTACTGTTTATTATATTTTGGCAAAAACTTTTTTATTTAGATATCCTTACTATGAGCATCATAGAGAGTTAGCCGTTTTAAAAGAAGCTTTTTGGGGTATAAGAAGCCTATACAGAAAATATCTTTACATGCCAAAAGATAAAAAATTGACCCAAAAATTAGCTACTAAGCTCTCAAAACGTTACTATTTTGTGCCTTTGCAGACCTATAACGACTTTCAACTAAGAGAGCATTCAAGTTTTTCTACAATAGAGGAGTTTTTAGAGAGGGTTTTACGCTCATTTGCGAGTTTTGCCCCAAAAGATACCTATTTGGTTATCAAGCATCACCCGATGGATAGAGGAAGAAAAAACTACACAAAATTTATCGACAAACTCTCATTAAGTCTAAATATAAAAGATAGGGTAATAGTTGGACATGAGATGCATCTACCCACTTGTTTGAAAAATGCTATCGGAACAGTTACTATAAACAGTACGGTGGGAATATCATCTCTTTTTCACTATATTCCTACAATTACTTTAGGGGATGCTTTATATGATATAGAGGGACTGACGTGCAAGGGTATGCCTTTGGATGAATTTTGGAGTAACTACAAAGAGCCAGATAAAGAGCTGTTTAGAAAGTTTAGATATTATCTTATAGAAACTACTCAGCTTAACGGGAGCTTTTACGGCAGATTCCCAGTAGAATTAATCTAG
- a CDS encoding efflux RND transporter periplasmic adaptor subunit, translated as MNKIIVMILSSIVLFASQIEIKKAEYKLFGKRVDVNAKVVQLSNQRQNIVSRVSGHLEKYFVKPGQKIKRGDQIALVKSLELSKLTAEFVYLSKQLSSAKKNLESIQKLYKKGLVSKKELTEETIKIDEISAKLATVKSQLSSLGIDTKSLKKTTDTLVIKAHAEGVVSKLLVPVHSNIEAMTTIAEIVKERGFYAIAYVNLKDAFNIDSQTKGELKIGPKTFMCRFEQLLPKVDEETQRAKVLFWIESQKEKLLLNAYGTIRLSMKPFKRYVAVKKSALTMFKGEWVIFVPSNEAESHKDETNKEHKKHLEHIEHEEHIEHEEHEVKYVPLVVKVVDDYKDEVAVLGVKPGSEYVAEGVYFVKSMLLRSELGGHGH; from the coding sequence ATGAATAAGATAATAGTTATGATACTATCTTCCATAGTGCTTTTTGCTTCACAGATAGAGATTAAGAAGGCGGAGTATAAACTTTTTGGAAAAAGAGTAGATGTCAATGCCAAAGTAGTTCAGCTATCAAATCAGAGACAAAATATAGTCTCAAGAGTTTCTGGTCATCTAGAAAAGTATTTTGTAAAACCTGGACAAAAGATTAAAAGAGGAGATCAAATCGCTCTTGTTAAATCTTTGGAACTTTCAAAACTAACAGCGGAGTTTGTCTATCTTTCTAAACAGCTAAGTTCTGCAAAAAAAAATCTCGAATCTATACAAAAACTTTACAAAAAAGGTTTGGTTTCGAAAAAAGAGTTGACTGAGGAGACAATAAAAATAGACGAAATTTCGGCTAAACTGGCTACTGTAAAGTCACAGCTTTCATCTTTGGGTATAGATACTAAAAGTCTAAAAAAAACTACCGACACCCTCGTTATAAAAGCTCATGCAGAAGGGGTGGTTAGTAAACTTTTAGTTCCCGTTCACTCAAATATAGAAGCTATGACTACAATAGCTGAGATTGTAAAGGAGAGAGGGTTTTACGCTATTGCTTATGTCAATTTAAAAGATGCATTCAACATAGATAGCCAAACAAAAGGGGAACTAAAAATCGGACCTAAAACTTTTATGTGTAGATTTGAGCAGCTTTTACCAAAAGTGGATGAGGAGACACAAAGAGCAAAAGTTCTTTTTTGGATAGAGAGCCAAAAGGAGAAGCTTCTACTTAATGCTTACGGCACAATTAGATTGAGTATGAAACCGTTTAAAAGATATGTTGCTGTTAAAAAAAGTGCACTTACCATGTTTAAAGGGGAGTGGGTGATATTTGTTCCTTCCAATGAGGCTGAGTCCCATAAAGATGAGACAAATAAAGAGCACAAAAAACATTTAGAGCATATAGAGCATGAAGAGCATATAGAGCATGAAGAGCATGAAGTTAAATATGTTCCTTTAGTGGTTAAAGTAGTTGATGATTACAAAGATGAGGTAGCGGTTTTAGGAGTAAAACCTGGAAGTGAATATGTAGCTGAGGGGGTCTATTTTGTCAAATCTATGCTTCTTAGATCTGAACTTGGCGGGCACGGTCACTAA
- a CDS encoding TolC family protein translates to MRLLSIFLLLPIFLWANVAVDFETFKNMALKESLFLKNRKLKTEISKKEKEIALRYKNPTFELETSRFDTELDSIKNGYRGTISQPVRLFGVSEELKSFSNAKISLSVAIYKKQKANFLKILEKAYTDYVYKKRLLGLIKEELEIAKKVVLIAKERYKNGTGTKAKFLQASLERAEIENAILSYENELFMTYQNLLSIAGIKKKVALKDAFLYDFSSIKLKNLKSPEVKIASKKREFYLKEAKISKRLIKEIDIFAEYEKEPEQKIARFGVALELPLFNLKKEEEQIARIKALQSLFEGDYIKNFQSIKIDSLRESLKNLKNIYHQQKKLLKKEMELLELFKEGYAISKGSLLDLLDAKNRLLKTKRKILSVMKKCNDYIIELNYLQGFYNE, encoded by the coding sequence ATGAGACTATTGTCTATTTTTCTTCTTTTACCCATATTTTTATGGGCAAATGTTGCGGTAGATTTTGAAACATTTAAAAATATGGCTCTAAAAGAGTCTCTATTTTTAAAAAATCGCAAACTTAAAACTGAAATTTCAAAAAAAGAGAAAGAGATAGCCTTGCGCTATAAAAATCCTACATTTGAACTTGAGACAAGCAGGTTCGATACAGAACTTGATAGTATCAAAAATGGCTATAGAGGTACCATCTCTCAACCTGTTAGGCTTTTTGGTGTTAGTGAGGAGCTAAAATCTTTTTCAAACGCAAAAATATCTTTGTCAGTTGCAATCTATAAAAAGCAAAAAGCAAATTTTTTAAAAATCTTAGAAAAAGCCTATACAGATTATGTTTATAAAAAAAGACTTCTCGGTTTAATTAAAGAGGAGCTGGAGATTGCAAAAAAAGTTGTTTTAATAGCAAAAGAGAGGTATAAAAACGGAACTGGGACAAAAGCAAAATTTTTACAGGCTTCTTTGGAGAGGGCAGAGATTGAAAATGCTATTTTATCTTACGAAAACGAACTTTTTATGACATATCAAAATCTTTTGTCAATTGCAGGTATCAAAAAAAAAGTGGCTTTGAAAGATGCTTTTCTTTACGATTTTAGCTCTATTAAGCTAAAAAATTTAAAAAGTCCTGAAGTAAAGATAGCTTCCAAAAAGAGAGAGTTCTATCTAAAAGAGGCAAAAATAAGCAAGCGGCTAATTAAAGAGATAGATATTTTTGCTGAGTATGAAAAAGAGCCTGAACAAAAGATAGCAAGATTTGGTGTGGCTTTGGAACTACCTTTGTTTAATCTTAAAAAAGAGGAGGAACAGATAGCTCGCATTAAAGCTTTGCAATCACTATTTGAGGGAGACTACATTAAAAATTTCCAATCTATCAAGATAGATTCATTAAGAGAATCTTTGAAAAATTTAAAAAATATATATCATCAACAAAAAAAGCTTTTAAAAAAAGAGATGGAGCTTCTTGAGCTTTTTAAAGAGGGCTATGCCATCTCAAAAGGTTCTCTACTTGATCTTCTTGATGCTAAAAACAGACTTTTAAAGACTAAAAGAAAAATATTGTCTGTTATGAAAAAGTGCAATGACTATATTATAGAACTAAATTATTTACAAGGATTTTACAATGAATAA
- a CDS encoding bifunctional 3,4-dihydroxy-2-butanone 4-phosphate synthase/GTP cyclohydrolase II, whose protein sequence is MPIQRVKEAIEEIKKGNMVVMIDDEDRENEGDLVYAATFSTPEKVNFMALEARGLICVAISKKIAKNLDLEPMVKNNSSQHETAFTVSVDAKEATTGISAYERDLTIKLLASPLSTPEDFVKPGHIFPLVAKEGGVLVRTGHTEGSVDICRLAGLREAAVICEIMNEDGTMARREDLEKFAKKHNLKIVYISDIVEYRLRNESLVEKIDEKIIDFFDVKAKRIDFKDHLNNTHTAIQFYSPHETCNVKFHNVVLDVELLFNQKRYKSLINSIEYLKKNSGTLIFINNPDKTIDQTKEFGVGAQILKNLGVKNIKLLTSQKGKEFVGLSGFGLNIVEEIEI, encoded by the coding sequence ATGCCGATTCAAAGAGTAAAAGAGGCTATTGAAGAGATAAAAAAAGGAAATATGGTCGTTATGATTGACGACGAAGATAGGGAAAATGAGGGGGATTTGGTATACGCTGCTACTTTTAGCACTCCAGAAAAAGTAAATTTTATGGCTTTGGAGGCAAGGGGGCTTATTTGTGTTGCTATCTCAAAAAAGATAGCGAAGAATTTGGACTTAGAGCCTATGGTTAAAAACAACAGCTCTCAGCATGAAACTGCTTTTACAGTTTCGGTTGATGCTAAAGAAGCTACAACAGGAATATCTGCTTATGAAAGAGATCTAACTATAAAACTTTTGGCATCACCTCTTAGTACACCAGAAGATTTTGTAAAACCTGGACATATTTTTCCTTTGGTAGCAAAAGAGGGAGGTGTTTTGGTTAGAACCGGACACACAGAAGGCTCAGTGGATATTTGTCGATTAGCCGGACTTAGAGAAGCGGCTGTTATATGCGAGATAATGAATGAAGACGGTACGATGGCAAGAAGAGAGGATTTAGAAAAGTTTGCTAAAAAACATAATCTAAAAATTGTCTATATCTCTGACATAGTCGAGTATAGGCTTAGAAACGAATCTTTAGTTGAAAAGATTGATGAAAAGATAATAGACTTTTTTGATGTGAAAGCAAAAAGAATCGACTTTAAAGACCATCTCAATAATACCCATACGGCGATTCAGTTTTACAGTCCCCATGAGACATGTAACGTAAAATTTCACAATGTTGTGTTGGATGTGGAATTACTTTTTAATCAAAAAAGATACAAATCTTTGATAAACTCTATAGAGTATCTCAAAAAAAACAGTGGAACTTTGATATTTATCAATAATCCTGATAAAACTATAGATCAGACAAAAGAGTTTGGAGTTGGAGCGCAGATATTGAAAAATCTAGGTGTTAAAAATATTAAACTTCTAACTTCTCAAAAAGGGAAAGAGTTTGTAGGGCTTAGTGGATTTGGGTTAAATATTGTAGAAGAGATAGAGATATAA
- a CDS encoding capsular polysaccharide biosynthesis protein, producing the protein MNFYFYNLYALINKNTLFKGWGRKRTGKYAIFLSKLFKKDFLLFEDGFIRSIGLGVKGWPSFSIVEDDIGIYYDTTAPSRLENILNNYDFKNDKKLLQTAKKAIELIKKHKISKYNHSSLTLPGYLKTDTKKVLIVAQTKGDLSLEYGYAQNFDTKTMVIEAIKENQGSEIYLKVHPDVLAGKKKSNIDIDFAKKHCKIISEDINPLVLLEKFEKVYTQTSQMGFEALLLGKKVICFGMPFYAGWGLTEDKIVCKRRKRKLSVEEIFAGAYILYARYYNPYTHKKSDIIDTLLTIKKYRDIYSQNDGKLYFFGFSRWKRGFVKPFFKPLNSNSLTFCNDLKEATKKGLDSNSKIFIWGKKRFDDVEKYAREKGIAIYRVEDGFVRSVSLGSDLTRAYSLVVDSQGIYFDPTQPSDLEGILNNYTFDKELLQRAKALQTYITTKKISKYNIYKDIALDLKGYKKDQKIVLVPGQVEDDASIIYGANSMSNLELLEAARKNAPDAYIIYKPHPDVIAGNRIGDIEDKTALKYCDFIVKEASVDSVLEVADEVHTMTSLVGFEALLRGKKVYTYGMPFYAGWGLTVDKVKNPRRVKNRSLEELIAAAYIVYPRYIHPKTKEFCEIEVLLDELDKEKKRYNSNYIFKALINSRNFISRKIQFVIKVLLGE; encoded by the coding sequence ATGAATTTTTATTTTTATAATTTATATGCTTTAATAAACAAAAATACACTTTTTAAAGGTTGGGGAAGAAAAAGAACAGGGAAATATGCTATTTTTTTGTCTAAATTGTTTAAAAAAGATTTTTTACTTTTTGAAGACGGCTTTATCCGTTCTATAGGTCTAGGGGTAAAAGGATGGCCTTCCTTTTCGATTGTAGAAGATGATATCGGTATCTACTACGACACTACGGCTCCTTCAAGACTTGAAAATATCCTTAACAACTACGATTTTAAAAATGATAAAAAGCTATTGCAGACAGCTAAAAAAGCTATAGAACTTATAAAAAAACATAAAATCTCAAAGTATAACCACTCATCTTTAACTCTTCCCGGGTATTTAAAAACCGACACCAAAAAAGTACTTATCGTGGCTCAAACAAAAGGGGATCTCTCTTTAGAGTACGGTTATGCTCAAAATTTTGATACTAAAACAATGGTTATTGAAGCTATCAAGGAAAATCAAGGTAGCGAGATTTACTTAAAAGTTCATCCCGACGTCCTAGCAGGCAAAAAAAAATCAAATATTGATATAGATTTTGCAAAAAAACATTGCAAAATAATTAGTGAAGATATCAATCCGTTAGTGCTTTTGGAAAAGTTTGAAAAGGTTTATACCCAAACTTCTCAAATGGGCTTTGAAGCACTGCTTCTAGGGAAAAAAGTTATATGTTTTGGTATGCCTTTTTATGCTGGATGGGGACTGACTGAAGATAAGATTGTATGCAAAAGGCGAAAAAGAAAATTGAGTGTTGAGGAGATTTTTGCCGGGGCATATATACTTTATGCCAGATACTACAACCCTTATACACACAAAAAAAGCGATATCATAGATACTTTACTTACAATCAAAAAATATAGAGATATTTATAGCCAAAATGATGGAAAACTCTATTTTTTCGGTTTTTCAAGATGGAAAAGAGGGTTTGTGAAACCCTTTTTCAAACCTTTAAATAGTAACAGTCTAACTTTTTGCAACGATTTAAAAGAAGCTACTAAAAAGGGACTTGATAGCAACTCTAAAATCTTTATATGGGGAAAAAAAAGATTTGATGATGTAGAAAAGTATGCGAGAGAGAAAGGTATTGCTATATATAGAGTAGAAGATGGTTTTGTACGCTCTGTTTCACTAGGTTCAGACCTTACACGTGCCTACTCACTCGTTGTCGACTCACAAGGCATCTACTTTGATCCGACACAGCCAAGCGATTTGGAAGGGATTTTAAATAACTATACATTTGATAAAGAGCTTTTACAAAGAGCCAAAGCGCTGCAAACTTATATCACCACAAAAAAAATCTCCAAATATAACATCTATAAAGATATTGCTTTAGATCTAAAAGGTTACAAAAAGGATCAAAAGATTGTTTTGGTTCCAGGACAAGTAGAGGATGACGCTTCAATAATCTACGGTGCAAATAGCATGAGCAATCTGGAGCTTCTTGAAGCTGCTCGAAAAAACGCTCCTGATGCTTATATCATCTATAAACCACATCCAGATGTTATTGCCGGTAACAGGATAGGAGATATTGAGGATAAAACAGCTTTAAAATATTGCGATTTTATAGTTAAAGAAGCGAGTGTGGATAGTGTTTTGGAAGTTGCTGATGAGGTTCACACCATGACATCACTTGTCGGGTTTGAAGCGCTTTTAAGAGGCAAAAAAGTTTATACCTACGGTATGCCTTTTTATGCGGGATGGGGGTTGACAGTAGATAAAGTTAAAAATCCAAGAAGAGTTAAGAATCGTTCTTTAGAAGAGTTAATAGCTGCGGCGTATATAGTTTATCCTAGATACATTCATCCAAAAACCAAAGAGTTTTGTGAGATTGAAGTGCTTTTAGATGAGTTAGATAAAGAAAAAAAAAGATATAATTCAAATTATATTTTTAAAGCTTTAATAAACAGTAGAAACTTCATATCTCGTAAAATACAGTTTGTTATAAAGGTGTTGTTGGGTGAATAA
- a CDS encoding efflux RND transporter permease subunit, with translation MERFFSLLIRYKLLIIALFIAIAGFGYKAYKEIPIDAFPDITPKQVVIYTESPGNSAQDIEKLITYPIESAMAGLPGVKLILSNSLFGLSYVSVFFEDKYDIYFLRQLVAERLRNVDIPKGWGKPVIGPNTTGLGQVFWYVLEDKSKKLSLSELRELHDYTVAPLLKSVDGVEEVVGWGGFVKQYEVLIDPKRLQAVDATFEEIVSALQKSNQAAGGQYLEMNREQYLIRGAGLYESIEDIKNSVVKAKEAKAVTIGDVAEVVIGKAPRFGAVSLNSDEVMFGMVLQRSGTNAAKVVKHIKEKLPLVNSALPKGVSIRSIYDRTQITHKAVNTMTSALLSGALLVAVILFLFLFEIRSAMIVIVSLPLSLLIAFLLMKKFGISANLMSLSGLSIAIGMIVDATIVIVENCFRLLHEHKGLSKSQIISEATAGVTKPVFFATLVIVAVFIPLLSLEGLAGKLYSPMAIDIVFVMIGSLAVALFLIPVLSYLLLKPVKNSTSPLMKVIKNVYLPLLEYSLKYAKSVVAVVAVLFFVTIWLLLQQGREFMPELNEESIMYRVIAIPGTALTQSINTAQDIERYILKNYGGSVESVLSMIGRSEKGETAQANYMEVLLTLKDSVENIEQLAKKMTHDLQERFDYVQFIPTQPISMRIEELLEGVKAELAIKIFGEDQKILGRLAENITKVIKNIDGLERVEVESQLGQAQIEIRPNYLALSRYGLDVAEVMDVIRYGIGEEPVTEKIEGVRRFGIVPKIKDAKKSIENIKSLQLRSKSGKMVSLEEVCDIRVVQGPSFIKRENLSRYMVISMEVDGKDMASFVKEANEAIKKSVDFPAGYYIKWAGDFKNMQEATKKLMLIIPITFLIIFLLLYTAFNSFSKALLIMLGVPLGLIGGIAALIISKEYLTISAIVGFIAVFAIAVLNGIVLVSFIDELKKRYTHVKLETLLKDATLLRLRPVLMTAFTTLFGILPLLFATGVGSEIQYPLAVVVVGGIISSTLLTLIVLPSLYLLFYKKGD, from the coding sequence ATGGAAAGATTTTTCAGCTTACTAATTAGATATAAACTTCTAATCATAGCTCTTTTCATAGCAATTGCTGGTTTTGGATATAAAGCATACAAAGAGATACCTATTGATGCCTTTCCTGATATTACTCCCAAACAGGTAGTTATTTATACTGAAAGTCCGGGAAATTCTGCTCAAGATATAGAAAAACTTATAACATATCCTATAGAGTCGGCTATGGCCGGACTTCCTGGGGTTAAACTGATTCTTTCAAATTCGCTTTTTGGACTTTCTTATGTTTCTGTCTTTTTTGAAGATAAGTATGATATCTATTTTCTAAGACAGTTAGTTGCTGAGAGACTAAGAAACGTTGATATTCCAAAAGGGTGGGGCAAACCTGTTATAGGGCCTAATACTACTGGATTAGGACAAGTATTTTGGTATGTGTTAGAAGATAAAAGTAAAAAACTAAGTCTGAGTGAGCTTAGAGAACTGCACGATTATACGGTGGCTCCTCTTTTGAAATCTGTTGACGGAGTAGAAGAGGTTGTAGGGTGGGGAGGCTTTGTTAAGCAGTATGAAGTTTTGATAGACCCTAAGCGCCTTCAAGCGGTAGATGCTACTTTTGAAGAGATTGTGTCGGCTTTGCAAAAGAGTAATCAAGCAGCTGGCGGACAGTATCTTGAGATGAACCGGGAGCAGTATCTAATAAGAGGTGCCGGGCTTTATGAAAGTATAGAAGATATTAAAAACAGTGTTGTAAAAGCAAAAGAGGCTAAAGCTGTCACCATAGGTGATGTTGCCGAAGTTGTTATAGGAAAGGCCCCCAGGTTTGGGGCTGTGAGTTTGAACTCAGATGAAGTGATGTTTGGGATGGTTTTGCAAAGAAGCGGAACCAATGCTGCAAAAGTGGTAAAGCATATAAAAGAGAAGCTCCCTTTGGTAAACTCCGCACTGCCAAAAGGTGTGTCTATAAGGAGTATATACGATAGAACACAGATTACTCATAAAGCGGTAAATACTATGACTTCTGCACTACTTAGCGGAGCTTTGTTGGTTGCGGTAATTTTGTTTTTGTTTTTGTTTGAGATTAGAAGTGCCATGATTGTTATAGTTTCGCTTCCACTATCTTTACTTATAGCCTTTTTGCTTATGAAGAAGTTCGGAATCAGTGCAAATCTTATGAGTCTGAGCGGTCTATCTATAGCTATAGGTATGATAGTAGATGCTACTATAGTTATAGTGGAGAACTGCTTTAGACTACTTCACGAACATAAGGGGCTTTCAAAATCACAGATAATCTCTGAAGCCACTGCAGGTGTGACAAAACCTGTCTTTTTTGCTACTTTAGTAATAGTTGCCGTTTTCATACCGCTTTTGAGTCTTGAAGGTTTGGCCGGAAAGCTCTACTCGCCTATGGCTATAGATATTGTTTTTGTTATGATTGGTTCTTTGGCTGTAGCTCTTTTTTTGATTCCTGTTTTGTCATATCTGCTTTTAAAGCCTGTAAAGAATTCTACCAGTCCTTTGATGAAAGTTATAAAAAATGTATATTTGCCTCTTTTGGAATACTCATTAAAGTATGCAAAATCTGTGGTAGCTGTAGTAGCGGTTCTTTTTTTTGTAACGATTTGGCTTTTATTGCAGCAAGGAAGAGAGTTTATGCCAGAACTAAATGAAGAGTCTATTATGTATCGTGTTATAGCTATACCTGGTACCGCACTGACTCAAAGTATTAATACGGCTCAGGATATTGAGAGGTATATTCTTAAAAATTATGGCGGCAGTGTGGAGTCGGTTTTGAGTATGATTGGAAGGAGCGAAAAAGGTGAGACGGCCCAGGCCAATTATATGGAGGTTTTACTTACTTTAAAAGATAGCGTTGAAAATATAGAACAATTGGCAAAAAAGATGACCCATGATCTACAAGAGAGATTTGATTATGTTCAGTTTATCCCGACTCAGCCTATTTCTATGAGGATAGAGGAACTTTTAGAGGGAGTGAAAGCAGAACTTGCTATAAAGATTTTTGGCGAAGATCAAAAGATTCTAGGTAGATTGGCTGAAAATATTACAAAAGTAATAAAAAATATAGATGGTCTTGAGAGAGTTGAGGTTGAGTCTCAATTGGGTCAAGCACAGATAGAGATAAGACCGAACTATTTAGCTCTTTCGAGATATGGACTAGATGTAGCAGAAGTTATGGATGTGATAAGATACGGTATTGGAGAAGAGCCGGTAACCGAAAAGATTGAGGGAGTCAGGAGGTTTGGGATAGTTCCTAAAATTAAGGATGCAAAAAAGAGTATTGAAAATATAAAATCTCTTCAGCTACGCTCAAAAAGTGGCAAAATGGTCTCTTTGGAAGAGGTTTGTGATATTAGAGTAGTCCAAGGTCCCTCTTTTATAAAAAGGGAAAATTTGAGTCGATATATGGTGATTTCTATGGAAGTAGATGGCAAAGATATGGCCTCTTTTGTAAAAGAGGCAAATGAGGCGATAAAAAAAAGTGTTGATTTTCCTGCTGGTTATTATATAAAATGGGCTGGAGATTTTAAAAATATGCAAGAAGCTACTAAAAAACTTATGTTGATAATACCTATTACTTTTTTGATAATATTTTTACTTCTCTATACAGCTTTTAACTCCTTTTCTAAAGCGCTTTTGATAATGCTTGGAGTTCCTCTTGGACTCATAGGAGGAATAGCCGCTCTTATTATAAGCAAAGAGTATCTAACAATATCGGCTATAGTGGGATTTATCGCAGTTTTTGCTATTGCAGTCCTAAATGGGATAGTTTTGGTAAGTTTTATAGATGAGTTAAAAAAGAGATATACACACGTAAAACTGGAGACTCTACTCAAAGATGCAACGCTTCTTCGTCTAAGACCTGTTTTGATGACTGCATTTACTACTCTGTTTGGTATTTTACCTCTATTGTTTGCCACAGGAGTAGGTAGTGAGATACAGTATCCGTTAGCAGTTGTTGTGGTAGGTGGAATCATAAGTTCGACTCTGTTGACTTTGATTGTTCTTCCATCTCTTTATCTTCTTTTTTACAAAAAAGGAGATTAA